The DNA region AATTGCTTCGACATGATGTCTAGAAGCAATCTCGGGAACGACACCGCCAAACCTTTTATGGCTCTCAATTTGTGAAGCTACGATGTTTGCTAACAGTTCTGTACCATTTTTTAAAATAGCTACTGCCGTCTCATCACAACTTGTTTCGATTGCTAAAATTATTTCATTATTTGTTTTCATTTATATTCACCCACATTATTAACGCATCCTCGCCATCATCAGAGTAATATCCTTTGCGAATGCCTTTTTCTTCAAAACCGAGCTTCTTATATAAGTTTTGTGCTACGAGGTTCGATGCTCTAACTTCCAGAGTCATCATTTCTGCTCCTAGCTCCCTCGCTAAGTCTATCATTTTTTTCATTAAATACTCACCGAGTTTTTTACCACGGTAAGCTGGAGATACCGCAATGTTTGTTATGTGCGCCTCATCAAGAATACTCCAAAAGCCACCATAGCCTACGACTTCTCCATTTACTTCTAACACAATATAATTAGCAAAGTGATTTTGCTTTATCTCATTTTCAAAAGCGTCTCGACTCCAAGGCGTTGAAAACGACGCGTATTCTACTTGTAAAATTTCATTTATATCTTCTTCAGTCATTAATCTGCAAACAATCGTATCATTCATCTTCTCACCTTATTTCTTCTGACTAGCTAACCAATTAGCTTCAGCTTCCACTAATCTTAAATAAGATGGGGCAAATGTATGTAAGTCCACAGGTTCACTTGAAGCACCAATTAAAGCAAGTTCTGACGCTCGAGGATTATGAAGCGTAAATGGTGCAAAGATAGCCTTATCTTCTAGTTGTTCTATAATTAATTCTTTATGTATAGCTACATCATTTCCTATAAAGAGAATTGGCTTGTCCTTCTCTTTTAGCATGTCCAACCAATCTTTTAAAAGAATATTACAGTCTTCGACCACTGATGAAACAAACTCCTGCTCAGCTTTGTATAATCCTGTATAAACTAATCCTCTTCTAGCATCAAAGATAGGACAAATATATCCATCAAATAAACTGGCATTTTGAGCAATCAGTTGTAAACTTGAAACGCCAACTAAAGGAATTTGCAAAGTCCAAGCTAGCGTCTTAGCAATTGTTACACCAATTCGAACACCTGTATAAGAACCTGGGCCAGATGCTACTACAATTCTCTCTAATTCTTTTGGTTTTACATTAACTTTCTTCATTAACTCATCGATTGCTGGCATCGCTCTCGTTGAATGGTTTTTCTTAATATTTGTTGTTAGTTCTCCGAGAACTGTCGTACCATTTGTAACCGCAATGCTTAACGTTTGATTTGATGTATCAATTGCTAATATTTTCATCTACAAATAACTCCTTACATAAACTTTCATATCGACTTCCATGAGGTTCAAAAGTAATTTCACGATTTCCATCATCAATGAGACGAATGGTAATCGTTAAATACTCCTCTGGTAAGTATTCTTTTATATAGTGCGCCCATTCCACAACAGAAACACCGTTACCTTCAAAGTATTCTTCAAACCCTAAATCTTCATCACTATTATGTAAACGATATACATCCATATGATAAAGTGGTAATCTTCCCTTGTACTCCTTAATGATCGAGAAAGTCGGACTATTAACCACTTTTTTTATCTCTAGACCTTTTGCTAACCCTTTTGTGAACGTCGTTTTTCCGGCCCCTAAATCTCCTTCTAACGTTATCACATCATTTTGCTCTAATAATGTACCGAGTCTACCCGCAATAATCGATGTTTGTTCTTCTGTTTTTGAGACATATGTAAAAACCATTACTTTTCACCTTCTCTAAAATGGTTATACCCGAGTTTCTTTAATTCTAAACTCCTACCATCTTTTCTAATCATGACAGGGAATTCACCCTTCTCTTTTACTGTACCAATTTTCGTTACTTGGATATTGGCTTGTTTCATTTTTTCTTCTATTTGCAAATAATGTTGTTTTGACGTTGTACCAACTAATTGATATTCCTCTCCACCATAGTATACCCAGTTTAATTGGTCATCCAAGGAATAGTTTTTCAAAGCATTGCTAATAGGAAGAGCATGTTCATCGATTTCAATGCTGACATTACTAGCTTCTGCTATTTCATTGCA from Lottiidibacillus patelloidae includes:
- the rimI gene encoding ribosomal protein S18-alanine N-acetyltransferase translates to MNDTIVCRLMTEEDINEILQVEYASFSTPWSRDAFENEIKQNHFANYIVLEVNGEVVGYGGFWSILDEAHITNIAVSPAYRGKKLGEYLMKKMIDLARELGAEMMTLEVRASNLVAQNLYKKLGFEEKGIRKGYYSDDGEDALIMWVNINENK
- the tsaB gene encoding tRNA (adenosine(37)-N6)-threonylcarbamoyltransferase complex dimerization subunit type 1 TsaB, translating into MKILAIDTSNQTLSIAVTNGTTVLGELTTNIKKNHSTRAMPAIDELMKKVNVKPKELERIVVASGPGSYTGVRIGVTIAKTLAWTLQIPLVGVSSLQLIAQNASLFDGYICPIFDARRGLVYTGLYKAEQEFVSSVVEDCNILLKDWLDMLKEKDKPILFIGNDVAIHKELIIEQLEDKAIFAPFTLHNPRASELALIGASSEPVDLHTFAPSYLRLVEAEANWLASQKK
- the tsaE gene encoding tRNA (adenosine(37)-N6)-threonylcarbamoyltransferase complex ATPase subunit type 1 TsaE, with product MVFTYVSKTEEQTSIIAGRLGTLLEQNDVITLEGDLGAGKTTFTKGLAKGLEIKKVVNSPTFSIIKEYKGRLPLYHMDVYRLHNSDEDLGFEEYFEGNGVSVVEWAHYIKEYLPEEYLTITIRLIDDGNREITFEPHGSRYESLCKELFVDENISN